Proteins co-encoded in one Caloenas nicobarica isolate bCalNic1 chromosome 19, bCalNic1.hap1, whole genome shotgun sequence genomic window:
- the NTMT1 gene encoding N-terminal Xaa-Pro-Lys N-methyltransferase 1: protein MTSEVVENEFEFYSKAEKYWKDVPATVDGMLGGYGHISSIDINSSRKFLQRFLRDGPNRTGTTRALDCGAGIGRITKRLLLPLFKTVDMVDVTQDFLTKAKSYLGEEGRRVRNYFCCGLQDFSPEPNSYDVIWIQWVIGHLTDNHLSDFLKRCRAGLRPNGIVVIKDNMAQEGVIMDDVDSSVCRDLDVVRKIIRRAGLHLLAEERQENFPDEIYHVYTFAMR, encoded by the exons ATGACGAGTGAGGTGGTGGAGAACGAGTTTGAGTTTTACTCCAAGGCAGAGAAGTACTGGAAGGATGTACCCGCTACGGTGGACGGCATGCTGGGGGGCTACGGCCACATCTCCAGCATTGACATCAACAGCTCCAGGAAGTTCCTGCAGAGGTTTCTGCGG GATGGTCCCAACCGCACAGGGACAACCCGCGCTCTGGACTGCGGGGCGGGCATTGGCCGGATCACCaagcggctgctgctgcctctcttCAAGACGGTGGACATGGTGGACGTGACGCAGGACTTTCTCACCAAGGCCAAGAGCTACCTGGGGGAGGAGGGCAGGCGGGTGCGCAACTACTTCTGCTGCGGCCTCCAGGACTTCAGCCCCGAGCCAAATTCCTACGATGTCATCTGGATCCAGTGGGTCATTG GCCATCTCACCGACAACCACCTCTCTGACTTCCTGAAGCGGTGCCGGGCCGGCCTGCGGCCCAACGGGATCGTGGTCATCAAGGACAACATGGCTCAGGAGGGCGTGATCATGGACGATGTGGACAGCAGCGTCTGCCGGGACCTGGACGTGGTCCGTAAGATCATCCGCCGGGCTGGGCTGCACCTCCTGGCCGAGGAGCGCCAGGAGAACTTTCCCGATGAGATCTACCACGTCTACACCTTTGCCATGAGATGA